One genomic region from Frateuria soli encodes:
- the tssE gene encoding type VI secretion system baseplate subunit TssE yields MAELTTQERLQPSLLDRLTDDEPGKADESREKRVISASRLRDCVSRDISWLLNCVNLGTSVPLDEYPDVARSVLNFGIPDLTGAALSGIDADALQRLIREAILAFEPRLTASTLQVSAKVDSERMDGQSLTFHIDSEMWAQPIPLNLYLKTEVDLETGNFRVSEGFG; encoded by the coding sequence GTGGCCGAACTCACCACCCAGGAGCGCCTGCAGCCCTCGCTGCTCGACCGGCTGACCGACGACGAGCCGGGCAAGGCCGACGAGAGCCGCGAGAAGCGGGTGATCTCGGCTTCCCGGTTGCGCGATTGCGTTTCCCGGGACATCTCCTGGTTGCTCAACTGCGTGAACCTGGGTACCAGCGTGCCACTGGACGAGTATCCGGATGTCGCCCGGTCGGTACTCAACTTCGGCATTCCCGACCTCACTGGCGCGGCGCTTTCGGGGATCGACGCCGACGCGCTGCAGCGGTTGATCCGCGAAGCGATCCTTGCCTTCGAGCCCCGCCTGACCGCGAGCACGCTGCAGGTCTCGGCGAAGGTCGATAGCGAACGCATGGATGGCCAGTCGCTGACCTTCCACATCGATTCGGAGATGTGGGCCCAGCCGATCCCGCTGAATCTCTACCTGAAGACCGAGGTGGACCTGGAGACGGGCAACTTCCGTGTCTCGGAGGGCTTCGGTTGA
- a CDS encoding type VI secretion system accessory protein TagJ: protein MGITADGLLKAGQVEEARQALVAQVRKDPGDARARVFLFQLLAVLGQWRRAGEQLVASRELDPANVLLAQTYGVLARAEIDRAAVFAGQHLPTVVGEPAAWLAQLLQTLKLSLDGNTEAAAKLRAQALEEAPAIAGRIDEIPFEWIADADMRFGPCLEAVINTGYVWVPLSQLKEIRFEAPSDLRDMVWLPVELVWRHGGRTVGFVPVRYPGSECSEEGDLLLARRTQWQEIGDGEYIGLGQRMFATDAGEHSLLDTRLITFE from the coding sequence ATGGGCATCACAGCAGATGGCCTGCTCAAGGCAGGCCAGGTCGAGGAGGCCAGGCAGGCGCTGGTGGCCCAGGTGCGCAAGGACCCTGGCGACGCACGCGCCAGGGTCTTCCTGTTCCAGTTGCTGGCCGTGCTGGGGCAATGGCGGCGGGCTGGCGAACAGCTCGTCGCCAGTCGCGAACTCGACCCGGCCAACGTGCTGCTGGCGCAGACCTATGGCGTGCTGGCACGGGCCGAGATCGATCGCGCGGCGGTGTTCGCCGGGCAGCACCTGCCGACCGTGGTGGGTGAGCCGGCCGCGTGGCTCGCGCAACTGCTGCAGACGCTGAAGCTTTCGCTGGATGGCAATACGGAGGCGGCGGCGAAGCTGCGCGCGCAGGCCCTGGAGGAAGCGCCGGCCATCGCTGGTCGCATCGACGAGATCCCCTTCGAATGGATCGCCGATGCCGACATGCGTTTCGGACCTTGCCTGGAAGCGGTGATCAACACCGGTTACGTATGGGTGCCGCTGTCGCAGCTGAAGGAGATCCGTTTCGAGGCCCCCAGCGACCTGCGGGACATGGTGTGGCTGCCGGTGGAGCTGGTGTGGCGCCACGGCGGGCGCACGGTCGGCTTCGTGCCGGTGCGTTATCCGGGCAGCGAGTGCAGCGAGGAGGGCGATCTGCTGCTGGCCCGGCGCACCCAATGGCAGGAGATCGGCGACGGGGAATACATCGGGCTGGGCCAGCGGATGTTCGCCACCGATGCCGGCGAGCACTCGCTGCTGGACACGCGCCTGATCACTTTCGAGTAG
- a CDS encoding Hcp family type VI secretion system effector: MAFDMHIKFEGGSVTIEGSSLHKKHAKEVPVLAWSWGASNSADLHNSKTGGGGKAHVQDISITKYVDSSSHALLQACCTGARLEKATLSVTNATGEQTDYLTIELSEGVMVTSVSTGGSGGEDRLTENITLHFGKFLYKFQPQKPDGSADGAPKPFTYNMQAVSA, translated from the coding sequence ATGGCATTCGACATGCACATCAAGTTCGAGGGCGGCTCGGTCACCATCGAGGGCAGTTCCCTCCACAAGAAGCACGCCAAGGAAGTGCCGGTGCTGGCGTGGTCCTGGGGCGCCAGCAACAGCGCCGACCTGCACAACAGCAAGACCGGCGGTGGCGGCAAGGCCCACGTGCAGGACATCTCCATCACCAAGTACGTCGACAGCAGCTCGCACGCGCTGCTGCAGGCGTGCTGCACCGGCGCACGACTGGAGAAGGCCACCCTTTCGGTGACCAACGCCACCGGCGAGCAGACCGACTACCTCACCATCGAGCTGAGCGAAGGCGTGATGGTCACCTCCGTCTCCACCGGCGGCTCCGGCGGCGAGGATCGCCTGACCGAGAACATCACCCTGCACTTCGGCAAGTTCCTCTACAAGTTCCAGCCGCAGAAGCCCGATGGCTCGGCCGACGGCGCACCGAAGCCGTTCACCTACAACATGCAGGCAGTGTCGGCCTGA